One genomic segment of Plasmodium cynomolgi strain B DNA, scaffold: 1054, whole genome shotgun sequence includes these proteins:
- a CDS encoding hypothetical protein (putative): SFTVYENQLSCVKDNEDGSTVIITGNCNDFNGLDLKWTKCSSIQTCRAVENFLNHLQSMNKASYTENGCKYMYYWLYVVVLDSKPSHSVTIELYKDLINRYDNTTIFDKCKNQWNEKKFEKLIKILTLYNNFNKVYPTLHEGKCERANECVSTYMGYIEECANSDDKDFVMN; this comes from the coding sequence TCATTTACTGTTTACGAAAATCAATTGTCTTGCGTAAAGGATAATGAGGATGGATCAACCGTAATTATTACGGGTAATTGTAATGATTTTAATGGATTGGATTTAAAATGGACTAAATGTAGTTCTATTCAAACATGCAGGGcagttgaaaattttttaaatcatttaCAGTCGATGAACAAAGCTTCTTATACTGAAAATGGatgcaaatatatgtactattggttatatgttGTCGTACTGGATAGTAAGCCAAGCCATTCCGTTACGATTGAATTGTATAAGGATCTGATTAATAGATATGATAATACAACCATATTtgataaatgtaaaaatcaatggaacgaaaaaaaattcgaaaagcTCATAAAAATTCTtacattatataataattttaataaagttTATCCTACACTTCATGAAGGCAAATGTGAGCGTGCTAATGAGTGCGTTAGTACATATATGGGTTACATAGAAGAATGTGCTAATAGTGATGACAAAGATTTTGTAATGAATTAG